In Aedes albopictus strain Foshan chromosome 3, AalbF5, whole genome shotgun sequence, the genomic window ACGTTCACCCGGAATCACTTCAGGTATTTCCAAGAGATTTTCGCGGAATTTATCTAAGAGATACTACAGTATTTATCCCTGGGGTTATTAGCAgagttcctttcagaatttctgcattatttttccgggttttctgccggagtttctcccaggatttctcgcGGGGGTTCttctgttattttttctgaaaatttactCTTAAGGTTTTCTCTAAATCTTCTACCAAGATTTTTATAAACATTTCTCTcggaatatttttttattgttctcACAGAATTTCCTTAGAAGTTTAGCCTGAGATTTCCCTTAGAGTTTTCTTCAGTACTTTGCATGAAAACCCCATTTGATGTTGCTCCCGGGATTGTCTtgcagagtttttcagaatttatccttGACTTTCTCCCGGGGTTTTATCTGGAGTTCATTCCGTAGATTtcttacaaagtttttttttatttttttttttcgtggttagTTTCTAGACTTATTGCAgtgatcctcctgaaatttctttaaatattttccctataccgtcaaggcgccattcactgtgggggctccattcaccgtgtgtattggtgaaattgaagggaaattgtcatatcattcaatcataatatggaaataatgaaaaaatattcgaaggcacacggtgaatggagcccccacggtgaacggcgccttgacggtactatTGCAATagttcttttcagaaattctccctacGATTCCTCTTGctgttctttttgggatttctctaaaagcTACTCCCGGAGTTTTAAGCAgagttttccagaagtttttcttgaaatcttgaaattcctggaaattcccggagaaatatcggaCGGAATCTTGCGAAAAATTCCAGGTAGACATATTGGAGGAATTACGAGTGgaactttagaagaaatctcCGATTAAACTAGGACATCTAGAAAACATGCTGAGCGAGGctaggagtaattccaggagtaaCTCCTAGAAGCAATATTTAGAGAACTCCGGAAGGAACATTgaaatccttggaaattcttTGGAACTACTTATTTGGAATTTCcgcaaaaatcccaggagaaactgttggagaaatcccgagagataCTCCTGCACGTGCTCCTGCATAAATCCCACAAAAAAACTCGAGAGCAACTCTGATAAAAATACCAGGAACAATTTCCAGAAAGGAACACCgggaaaaatctaggaaaaaaactTTGCTCGTGAAAACTTTTGGATGAAATCTTGGCAGAAACtcccggaaaatctaaaataaaaATGATTGTGGTTCTGGAtggttttctttttacttacagaaaaAATAGTTTGACAAACCTTCAAGAAAAATCTGTAgatgaattcaaggaagaactaaGGGATAAATGGTTGAAATAATTCTGTTGGAAATTACGAGAGAATGTAAATAAGatgtctaaaggaattcatggaagaacccTGAAgataattccagtaggaatcgtCGGCCAAAGTAGTTAGTATTTTATAAGAAaaaacgtaataaatggacagccccttgatgGACCTTTACACGAGTTTAATTTTAAAGTTTGAGTGGTGCCGTGATTACAAAAAATGAACTCGTTTTCATGGCCACCTAGATAGCTCGGCTCCGATTAAATGTCAAACGAGTGAACACGTGCTTtgatctattgtttttttttgcagcctctgtaaatttcttcccATCGAATGAAAACCATGCTAATTATTTGTTTATCCATTTATGAGTTATATTGCATCAAATTTATTTTGATATGTTAGGGGAATtgactgggtctccagttagtctagtggttaaggctatggatcgccaatccggagacggcgggttcgattcccgttccagtcgggaaaattttctcgacgtcCTGGCAAGGcaagcaaagaaagtccttcaattaataactgtggaagagctcaaagaacactaagttgaagcacgacaggccaagtcccagtggggacgtagagccataaagaagaagaagaagaagaagaagaagtaggggAATTGAGAAAGATAAGAAAAAGATTGTTGTTAtaagttattgtttttttttgcatatttgCATATCTCTAAatctgatttttgtttttttttttcaggtacacaacaacaacaacactacAATACTACAAGTAGTTCATGTAATATATCAACCTGTACAGTGTAAAGCGTCCTTATACCCACAGCGGTAAGCATGCAGGTATTCAGATAGATAATGCAGAAAGTGACAGGTTCGAGACCAGGTCGATCCAGGAatattgtggcttttttgaaaatttccactCCGCGGAAGCCGCCGAGTTctgcgcagctgtcaaagtcctaccgcagccatgaaaatcatcatatcattgaaaCAGATGGCCTAATCAAAGTATGCTTTCAATGTGAATTtctctgaaaagcaacaacaaacaatgattatCGGAGTCGTATCCTAGGCATCCTTGACCCGATTGATGATAAATAATTCGGGTctcaagttagcctagtggttaaggctatggatcgccaatccggagacggcgggttcgattctcgttccggtcgggaaaattttctcgacaccctaggcatagtgtatcattgtacttgcctcacaatatacaaattcatgcaatggcaggcaaagaaagcccttcaataaataactgtggaagtgctcaaagaacactaagttgaagcaaggcaggccaaggcccagtggaaacgtagagccacatagaagaagaagaactcgGTGAAAACCAGTAGTTTGatagctgcggtagctttttcaATCTTCCGAAAAACGGATTTTTTGCTCTAAATTAGCAAGATTTCATTAATAAAATTTGTGTATCTTCgtccctgccacacgatatacacatgcaaaatgataatTAGCCGAGCAAGCTCTCAATTAATATTTGTGGGTGGACGTTACGCAGGGGAAGAAAAACTGTAGAAACGCTTAGCTAAGAACTGAGCAGCATCCCAGACTTGATTAAACAGAAAAAATGATACATAAAAACCTGATAAGATAATGACGAAAatttatttcttcaaaattacGTTGAGCCAAGGTCCCGCCCTTCCGTACGGGTCAGCGGGGATGAAAATTTCTTCTTTAAAAAAGCAAAAGCCGACCACTCGTTCGCTTATGATCGTGCGGAACTCGTGACTTTCATTCCAAACGCTTTGGAATTCCCTTTCCGAAACAACAGCAGCGTTGTCTTCGACGGCCTTGTTCAGCAACTGCCTTTCCAACGGAGCATTCACCTGCGCAGTGCCATAATCGCTCTGCACCCTTATCAGCTTTCCTTGGTTGTACAGATTGTCCAGATGGTACCCGTCGGACACCTTCTGCTGCAAATATTCCGGCACGACAGCCTTCGTATCGTGGCCAATAGCCTGGAACCAGCTAACAGCCCTTTCAATCCTGTTTGCTTTGAAGGCACCGGTGACGTCGTCGTAGCATATGCTTTCGCCGTCGCAGATAACGGAGCGTCGTTCATCGGCCGGGATATCGATAAAATCAGAAGCGGCCAGGTGACGTCGAGCTCGGTTGCTAGCTGCCCGTGCCAACCGTCGATTGGGACGAATGCTGTCGAGTTGTTGCGGATCTTCCGGGATACAGGTTCGGGTCGTTCTTTTTGCGGTACTTTGGTTGGTACGGCGGCGTCTTCGAATCGTTCGTCTGGTAGAAACATTAGTTGCTTTAGGGGCACCATTTTTTGATAATGGTTTCATTCTGGAAACGATTTTGATGTAAACTGACTGCTACCAAATAAAATGATCAGGTAAAAAGTAAACCAAAAAGCCAATGCTTGCTATGCTATCTGTTGCTGTTCTTACGCTATGCCGAACACTACGACATGCCACGTGATAGACATGGACAACGATGCAcaacattagtcctgttcaaccaCGTAGGTTGAACCAGCtcaaagttgctgcatcctgctcttacctatttgttgacaaatgggtaagagcaggatgctgCAACTTCGAGCACGTTCAACCTTTGTCGTTGAACTGGACTATTAAtcttgcaagcacgaaaaatccaaactacctaatttttgggtcggtGTTACCCAATATTGAATAAACTAGTaactcaaaattaggttgttttctgtCTCTTTCCCACCAATGTTGACTAAAATTAACAGAAATGCGTCTATTCAACGGGGGTCCTTTAGCCCaaaaagccaattttgggtaaatgtagctTTACTAAAATTTGAGCTGAATGAGAGGGGTTTTGGGTTGAGTTTATCAACTATTGAGTATATTTTAGCCAAGATTTTAGCCAGCATTAGTTCAATCGATCAACTCAAATGTTGGTTTTTTAGGCTGAACTATATgataaagaactcaattttggttggttatgcgaggtatgcacttcaaacggaatcgttcAAGTATTAGTAGTTCAGTGCATTATTtgtccgtgaccggaatggtcgagaaatttaacacagcaagccccaattgatttgacgtttcttttcagctccgtactaggatccggaatcaagcgacgctttattatttcttgagcgattccttgcctgaattttccacgcatcgagataggccaaaacatttcttgcgatcagcgtaccaCCCATTAGGCGGTTCGGTGTATTGTTCTATGAACGTGTCCATGCACTGACGTTCGAGCGGTGCCGTGTTATCTGGATGACCATGGAAATGAGCTCATTATCCGTAAACACCCAagaaacattttgatgaccaattagtcttgtagaagttTTGAGAACCGGCTTAAAGCCTAATACCTTTTGTTGAGTTGGGGATGTTTCTTTGCCACGGACGATCACCTATTGAAAGCAGCTTTTgtggagcagcttcaatgctgttaaATAAGtttattaataataaaaataattcaatttacATACAATAACTTACATTATAGTGAACACATCCGTGCGTTCGCAAAGGATCCTATTATCAACTAACTGACCTTTCTTCTAAATTTTCTCATCTATTCTGTCTctattcagtgttgccagtttcacagtaTTTATCAAAGCTTTCGCAACACCTTTTGTTTTGGCTTTCTGGTGGTTCTAAGAACCACTTCTAGCCCATTTGACTAAAAACGTTACTTGAACAGGACACCGCCTAAAACTCAAATTAGTGGACTCGGTATTATACGAGattatatcccaagtaacaatttaaattttatcaaagttttttagctatTCAAAAATCCtatacataaaaccattgatgccgacttgaaaatgctctcgagttcttgtatgcctcaataagcccacgttctggctagttggcccagtcttattagggtctacatgacttcgtatgcaaaccggcttaggatttcgggttgtatcagagttttatcaatcttctaaataaaaccatctaataattgttttgattattttcactctcaatgttcgatcgtcagaataaattatgcttggttgtttaaccagccatcaattggaaagatgcagatatggaattcagatttgttttcctatttaatacgtgtcaggacacatgccacggaaaatttgtggtgaatgtgactgtgataatgacaaaaaaaaactttaaaatcaCAATGATTGCATTAAGTACATAGATATATGAGTCTTGCCAATGGGAATTTATATGTACACTTTTACATGTTTATCTGTGCGTTTATAGGATTTACACAAATACGActtaccgtacgagagcgaatgaggcacgttacaaacaggcgcggaacaggcagaactcagtcttccggatgaagaagcgccagcaggaagaacgagatcgcgaagcgatggaagagctgtaccgcgctaaggacacacgaaagttctacgagaagctgaaccgctcgcgcagaggctttgtgccacaagccgacatgtgccgagataatcacgggaatattctcacgagcgagcgtgaggtggtcgagaggtggcggcagcattacgatgagcacctcaatggcgacgttgcaagtaccgaaggtggcgtggtaacagatctaggagtatgtgcacaggacgaaagacttccggcccctgaccttcaagagattgaggaggaggttggccggttgaaaaacaacaaagccgctggagcagatcaactaccaagcgagcttctaaaatacggtggagaagcactggtgagagcactacactgggtcattaccaagatttgggaggaggaagtattaccggaggaatggatggaaggtatcgtgtgtcccatctacaaaaagggcgacaagatggattgcgggaactaccgcgcgatcacactactgagcgctgcctacaagatactctctcaaattttatgccgccgtctatcaccgattgcaagagagttcgtggggcaatatcaggctggatttatgggtgaacgcgctacaacggaccagatgttcgccatccgccaggtgttgcagaaatgccgcgaatacaacgtgcccacacatcacttgttcatcgatttcaaatcggcgtatgatacaatcgatcgagaacagctatggcagattatgcacgaatacggattcccggataaactgatacggttgatcaaggcgacgatggatcgagtgatgtgcgtagttcgagtatcagggatactctcgagtcccttcgaatctcgcagaggg contains:
- the LOC134290494 gene encoding protein KHNYN-like; this encodes MKPLSKNGAPKATNVSTRRTIRRRRRTNQSTAKRTTRTCIPEDPQQLDSIRPNRRLARAASNRARRHLAASDFIDIPADERRSVICDGESICYDDVTGAFKANRIERAVSWFQAIGHDTKAVVPEYLQQKVSDGYHLDNLYNQGKLIRVQSDYGTAQVNAPLERQLLNKAVEDNAAVVSEREFQSVWNESHEFRTIISERVVGFCFFKEEIFIPADPYGRAGPWLNVILKK